In Acidobacteriota bacterium, a single genomic region encodes these proteins:
- a CDS encoding sigma-70 family RNA polymerase sigma factor encodes MSLPPDMTQILQEWNQGDSSALDKLFPLVYDELHRIASRYLRRERPDHTLQTTALVHEAYLKLLGEQDLQWQNRAHFFGVAARMMRHILVNHALALKTEKRGGGHKVTLNEVIGLPDDRQNWEILALNQTLTKLEAIDQRKSKVVELKFFAGLSNEEVAAVLGISLATMNREWRLTRAWLVSEIKGVG; translated from the coding sequence ATGAGTTTGCCACCAGATATGACTCAGATCTTACAGGAATGGAATCAAGGGGATTCATCCGCCCTCGATAAACTCTTTCCCTTAGTCTATGACGAATTGCATCGAATCGCCAGCCGCTACCTGCGCCGGGAACGCCCTGACCATACCTTGCAAACCACGGCCCTCGTCCACGAAGCCTATCTCAAGCTATTGGGTGAACAGGATTTACAATGGCAAAACCGGGCTCATTTTTTTGGGGTTGCAGCACGAATGATGCGTCATATTCTGGTCAACCACGCCCTGGCGCTCAAAACTGAAAAGCGAGGCGGAGGGCATAAAGTCACCCTCAATGAAGTCATTGGCTTGCCTGATGATCGTCAAAATTGGGAAATCCTGGCCTTGAACCAGACGCTCACCAAGCTCGAAGCAATCGACCAACGAAAAAGTAAAGTTGTCGAACTCAAGTTCTTTGCGGGATTGAGCAACGAAGAAGTCGCCGCCGTGCTTGGGATTTCACTGGCCACAATGAACCGCGAATGGCGACTGACCAGAGCCTGGCTGGTCAGCGAAATCAAGGGGGTTGGGTAG